The Halichoerus grypus chromosome 9, mHalGry1.hap1.1, whole genome shotgun sequence genome has a window encoding:
- the MRPS18B gene encoding small ribosomal subunit protein mS40 isoform X2 gives MAASVLRSLLRRLPSFSPFRGAYGVQVPLQTLCTKGPPEEDSLSPVPITLYKNEPWKYLDSEEYQNRYGSRPVWADYRRNHKGGIPPQRTRKTCINVKLLEQFVCAHTGVIFHAPYTGVCMKQHKKLTQAIQKARDHGLLSYHIPQVEPRDLDFSTSHGAVSATPPAPTLVSGDPWYPWYGWKQPPERELSRLRRLYQGHLREESGPPPESMPEVLLTTPAEASSTEQEKPQSAL, from the exons ATGGCGGCCTCCGTATTGCGTTCATTGCTGAGGCGCCTTCCTAGCTTTTCGCCCTTCAGAGGTGCCTACGGAGTTCAG GTTCCCCTCCAGACTCTTTGCACCAAAGGCCCCCCTGAGGAAGATTCTTTGTCCCCAGTTCCCATAACCCTTTATAAGAATGAACCCTGGAAATACCTGGACTCAGAAG AATACCAGAACCGTTATGGCTCTCGCCCCGTCTGGGCTGACTACCGTAGAAACCACAAAGGTGGAATACCCCCACAGCGGACTCGAAAGACATGTATC AACGTGAAGCTCTTGGAACAGTTTGTCTGCGCCCACACAGGTGTCATCTTCCATGCTCCATATACAG GGGTCTGTATGAAGCAACATAAGAAGTTGACCCAGGCCATCCAGAAAGCCAGAGATCATG GTCTCCTCAGTTACCACATTCCTCAGGTTGAACCTCGGGACCTTGACTTCAGTACCTCTCATGGAGCTGTGAGTGCTACtccaccagcccccaccctggtTTCAGGTGACCCCTGGTATCCATGGTATGGCTGGAAACAGCCACCAGAGAGAGAGCTGTCCCGCCTTCGACGGCTCTATCAGGGACATCTCCGAGAAGAGAGTGGTCCCCCACCTGAGTCAATGCCTGAGGTGCTGCTCACAACCCCAGCTGAAGCCTCTTCCACTGAGCAGGAGAAGCCCCAGAGTGCTCTGTAG
- the MRPS18B gene encoding small ribosomal subunit protein mS40 isoform X1: MAASVLRSLLRRLPSFSPFRGAYGVQVPLQTLCTKGPPEEDSLSPVPITLYKNEPWKYLDSEEYQNRYGSRPVWADYRRNHKGGIPPQRTRKTCIRRDKVAGNPCPICRDHKLHVDFRNVKLLEQFVCAHTGVIFHAPYTGVCMKQHKKLTQAIQKARDHGLLSYHIPQVEPRDLDFSTSHGAVSATPPAPTLVSGDPWYPWYGWKQPPERELSRLRRLYQGHLREESGPPPESMPEVLLTTPAEASSTEQEKPQSAL, from the exons ATGGCGGCCTCCGTATTGCGTTCATTGCTGAGGCGCCTTCCTAGCTTTTCGCCCTTCAGAGGTGCCTACGGAGTTCAG GTTCCCCTCCAGACTCTTTGCACCAAAGGCCCCCCTGAGGAAGATTCTTTGTCCCCAGTTCCCATAACCCTTTATAAGAATGAACCCTGGAAATACCTGGACTCAGAAG AATACCAGAACCGTTATGGCTCTCGCCCCGTCTGGGCTGACTACCGTAGAAACCACAAAGGTGGAATACCCCCACAGCGGACTCGAAAGACATGTATC CGTAGAGATAAAGTTGCTGGGAATCCCTGCCCCATCTGCCGGGATCACAAGCTGCATGTTGACTTTAGG AACGTGAAGCTCTTGGAACAGTTTGTCTGCGCCCACACAGGTGTCATCTTCCATGCTCCATATACAG GGGTCTGTATGAAGCAACATAAGAAGTTGACCCAGGCCATCCAGAAAGCCAGAGATCATG GTCTCCTCAGTTACCACATTCCTCAGGTTGAACCTCGGGACCTTGACTTCAGTACCTCTCATGGAGCTGTGAGTGCTACtccaccagcccccaccctggtTTCAGGTGACCCCTGGTATCCATGGTATGGCTGGAAACAGCCACCAGAGAGAGAGCTGTCCCGCCTTCGACGGCTCTATCAGGGACATCTCCGAGAAGAGAGTGGTCCCCCACCTGAGTCAATGCCTGAGGTGCTGCTCACAACCCCAGCTGAAGCCTCTTCCACTGAGCAGGAGAAGCCCCAGAGTGCTCTGTAG